One genomic region from Populus nigra chromosome 8, ddPopNigr1.1, whole genome shotgun sequence encodes:
- the LOC133701036 gene encoding uncharacterized protein LOC133701036 yields the protein MAASSPVMSNNSSDTGQTSISTAAGGTVSFSAPPKTLRGLNKPKCIQCGNVARSRCPYQSCKSCCSRAQNPCHIHVLKANATFPDKSPASSAPLFEQQVNEAPPAVSSHRAASLRQLSSNFSQFNNLHSPLRSRKPLTRKEAAAINEWRFSRLKEFRDRNIEVENEAFDRYMHNISLLEEVFSLKSFLEGSTEDESLSSNHDHASAKEDTEEKMVSEQKLKLRSNLSRSENDRKRLQQIVDVGLKKLQKLELNNGSVNNQKEVDKRPEKAKSLRAERASALSDLMDKLNKARNEEDLKSCSETKAQLYSQHARSRTEIKDFEVLREQTAKKDVAPQKEMDFFSQKLFRAVEIDHEALASIDAHFSSLEKIEDL from the exons ATGGCAGCCTCTTCTCCGGTCATGAGCAATAACAGCTCCGACACCGGCCAAACCTCCATCTCCACCGCCGCCGGAGGCACGGTATCTTTCAGCGCACCACCGAAGACTCTCCGCGGCCTCAACAAACCCAAGTGTATTCAGTGCGGCAACGTTGCCCGCTCCAG GTGCCCTTATCAGTCGTGCAAGAGTTGCTGCTCAAGAGCTCAAAATCCATGCCACATTCATG tTCTTAAAGCAAATGCAACATTTCCGGACAAGAGTCCAGCTTCAAGTGCCCCACTCTTTGAGCAGCAGGTTAATGAAGCGCCTCCTGCAGT GAGTTCGCATAGAGCTGCATCACTTCGGCAACTTTCTAGCAATTTTTCTCAATTCAACAATTTGCATTCCCCACTCCGCTCAAGAAAGCCACTGACCAGAAAG GAAGCTGCGGCTATAAATGAATGGAGGTTTTCCAGATTGAAGGAATTCAGGGACAGAAACATTGAAGTGGAAAATGAAGCTTTTGATCGGTATATGCACAATATTAGCCTGCTGGAGGAggtattttctttgaaatcttTCCTAGAAGGCTCCACTGAGGACGAATCACTCTCTTCAAACCACGACCACGCTTCTGCAAAAGAGGACACTGAAGAAAAGATGGTTTCAGAGCAGAAGTTGAAGCTTAGGTCAAATCTGAGCAGGAGTGAGAATGACCGTAAGAGGTTACAACAAATTGTTGATGTGGGGTTGAAGAAGCTTCAGAAACTTGAGTTGAATAATGGCAGTGTTAATAACCAAAAAGAAGTTGATAAAAGGCCGGAGAAGGCAAAAAGTTTGCGGGCAGAGAGGGCCTCAGCTTTAAGTGATCTGATGGACAAGTTAAACAAAGCCCGCAATGAAGAGGACCTAAAGTCTTGCTCGGAGACAAAGGCCCAACTGTATAGTCAGCACGCTAGGTCTAGAACGGAAATCAAAGATTTTGAGGTATTGAGGGAGCAGACTGCCAAAAAAGACGTGGCACCCCAAAaagaaatggattttttttcacaaaaattatttagagCAGTGGAAATTGACCACGAAGCTCTGGCTAGCATAGATGCACACTTCTCGTCCCTCGAAAAGATAGAAGATCTGTGA
- the LOC133701707 gene encoding lon protease homolog 2, peroxisomal isoform X1 — MAESVELPSRLAILPFRNKVLLPGAIIRIRCTSPSSVKLVEQELWQREEKGLIGILPVRDAAAASSSETASVGPTLSQGVGSDSSERSSKTQASTSSDNVKLDGKHQQEVFHWHNRGVAARALHLSRGVEKPSGRVTYIVVLEGLCRFNLNELITRGTYYTARISPLEMTNAELEQVDQDPDFIALSRQFKATAMELISVLEQKQKTGGRTKVLLETVPVHKLADIFVASFEISFEEQLSMLDSVDLKVRLSKATELVDRHLQSIRVAEKITQKVEGQLSKSQKEFLLRQQMRAIKEELGDNDDDEDDVAALERKMQSAGMPSNIWKHAQRELRRLKKMQPQQPGYNSSRVYLELLADLPWQTVSEEHELDLKAAKERLDNDHYGLVKIKQRIIEYLAVRKLKPDARGPVLCFVGPPGVGKTSLASSIAAALGRKFVRISLGGIKDEADIRGHRRTYIGSMPGRLIDGIKRVGVCNPVMLLDEIDKTGSDVRGDPAAALLEVLDPEQNNTFNDHYLNVPFDLSKVIFVTTANRMQPIPPPLLDRMEVIELPGYTPEEKLRIAMQYLIPRVLDQHGLSSEFLQIPEGMVKLVIQRYTREAGVRNLERNLAALARAAAVRVAEQEQAVPLSKDMHQLASPLLDNRLAEGAEVEMEVIPMNENSHEISNTFSITSPLVVDEPMLEKVLGPPRFDDKEAAERVASPGISVGLVWTAFGGEVQFVEATATAGKGELHLTGQLGDVIKESAQIALTWVRARATDLKLAAANETNFLKDRDIHIHFPAGAVPKDGPSAGVTLVTALVSLFSQKRVRADTAMTGEMTLRGLVLPVGGIKDKILAAHRYGIKRVILPERNLKDLVEVPAAVLGSLEILPAKQMEDVLEQAFEGGCPWRQHSKL, encoded by the exons ATGGCTGAATCGGTGGAGTTGCCAAGTCGGTTAGCGATCCTTCCGTTTAGAAACAAGGTTCTTTTACCTGGCGCCATAATTCGCATTCGCTGTACTTCTCCCAGCAG TGTGAAATTGGTAGAGCAAGAGCTTTGgcagagagaagagaaggggttGATTGGTATTTTGCCAGTCAGGGATGCTGCCGCTGCTTCCTCGTCGGAGACAGCATCTGTGGGCCCAACGTTATCCCAAG GTGTTGGTAGTGATTCCAGCGAGAGAAGCTCGAAAACTCAAGCCAGTACCTCGTCGGATAATGTCAAGCTTGATGGGAAACACCAACAGGAAGTTTTTCACTGGCATAATAG GGGAGTGGCGGCTCGTGCTTTGCATCTTTCTAGAGGAGTGGAGAAACCTAGTGGGAGGGTGACGTACATAGTTGTTCTTGAAGGCTTGTGCAGATTCAACCTCAATGAACTTATTACGAGAGGAACTTATTATACTGCACGGATATCTCCACTTGAAATGACAAATGCTG agCTGGAGCAAGTGGATCAAGATCCTGATTTTATAGCACTGTCTCGCCAGTTCAAAGCAACTGCAATGGAGCTGATTTCTGTTCTTGAGCAG aaacaaaaaactGGTGGGAGGACAAAAGTCCTTCTGGAGACAGTTCCTGTTCACAAATTAGCAGATATATTTGTTGCTAGCTTCGAGATAAGTTTTGAAGAGCAGCTATCTATGCTGGATTCAGTTGATCTAAAAGTAAGACTGTCAAAAGCTACTGAGCTGGTTGATCGACATTTACAG TCAATACGTGTGGCAGAGAAGATCACGCAAAAGGTTGAAGGACAATTGTCAAAATCACAGAAAGAGTTCCTTCTGCGTCAGCAG ATGAGGGCTATAAAAGAGGAGCTTGGTGACAacgatgatgatgaggatgatgtAGCTGCCCTAGAAAGGAAGATGCAAAGTGCAGGAATGCCTTCAAATATCTGGAAGCATGCCCAAAGGGAGTTGAG GAGGCTTAAGAAAATGCAACCTCAGCAACCTGGATACAATAGTTCACGCGTTTACTTGGAGCTTCTTGCTGACCTGCCCTGGCAGACAGTGAGTGAAGAACATGAATTGGATCTAAAAGCTGCAAAAGAACGTCTTGATAATGACCACTACGGTCTAGTCAAAATCAAGCAACGTATTATTGAATATCTAGCTGTTCGCAAG CTTAAACCAGATGCAAGAGGTCCAGTTTTGTGCTTTGTTGGTCCACCAGGTGTTGGAAAGACATCTCTGGCTTCGTCTATTGCTGCTGCCTTGGGCAGAAAATTTGTTCGTATATCCCTTGGTGGCATTAAGGATGAGGCTGATATTAGAGGGCACAGGAGAACATACATCGGAAGCATGCCGGGGCGTCTTATAGATGGAATAAAG AGAGTGGGTGTTTGCAATCCTGTGATGCTGCTGGATGAGATTGACAAGACAGGTTCTGATGTGCGTGGGGATCCAGCTGCAGCTCTGCTGGAGGTTCTTGATCCTGAACAGAATAACACATTCAATGATCA CTATCTGAATGTTCCATTTGACCTTTCAAAGGTGATTTTTGTGACAACTGCAAATAGGATGCAGCCTATTCCTCCACCGCTCTTAGACAGGATGGAAGTCATTGAGCTGCCTGGATACACACCTGAAGAAAAGCTTAGAATAGCAATGCAGTATTTGATTCCAAGAGTTTTGGATCAACACGGGCTGAGCTCTGAGTTCCTTCAAATTCCAGAG GGTATGGTGAAACTTGTCATTCAGAGATACACAAGGGAGGCAGGTGTACGCAATTTGGAGAGGAACTTGGCTGCCTTGGCTCGTGCTGCAGCTGTGAGAGTTGCAGAGCAAGAACAAGCTGTCCCGTTGAGCAAAGATATGCATCAGCTTGCTTCACCATTGCTGGATAACAGACTCGCTGAGGGAGCTGAAGTGGAAATGGAAGTTATACCAATGAATGAAAACAGTCATGAGATATCAAACACATTCAGCATCACCTCGCCTTTGGTTGTGGATGAGCCTATGCTGGAGAAAGTACTTGGG CCTCCACGTTTTGATGACAAAGAAGCTGCAGAGCGTGTTGCATCCCCAGGGATATCAGTTGGGCTTGTCTGGACTGCCTTTGGTGGAGAGGTTCAGTTTGTGGAGGCTACAGCAACGGCTGGAAAGGGTGAATTACATCTTACTGGACAACTTGGTGATGTAATTAAAGAATCAGCACAAATAGCACTGACATGG GTACGAGCAAGGGCAACTGATCTTAAGTTGGCAGCTGCTAATGAAACCAATTTCCTTAAGGATCGAGATATTCATATACATTTCCCTGCTGGTGCGGTACCGAAGGATGGACCCTCAGCTGGTGTGACATTGGTAACAGCTCTGGTTTCACTGTTTAGTCAGAAAAGAGTAAGAGCAGATACAGCTATGACTGGGGAGATGACTTTGAGGGGCCTTGTACTTCCTGTTGGCGGTATCAAGGATAAG ATATTGGCAGCACATCGCTATGGCATCAAGAGAGTGATTCTGCCAGAGAGAAATTTGAAGGATTTGGTTGAAGTACCGGCAGCTGTGCTTGGCAGTCTTGAG ATTTTACCAGCTAAGCAAATGGAAGACGTATTGGAGCAAGCATTTGAAGGTGGTTGTCCGTGGAGACAACACTCAAAATTATGA
- the LOC133701707 gene encoding lon protease homolog 2, peroxisomal isoform X2, protein MLPLLPRRRQHLWAQRYPKGNMICLGVGSDSSERSSKTQASTSSDNVKLDGKHQQEVFHWHNRGVAARALHLSRGVEKPSGRVTYIVVLEGLCRFNLNELITRGTYYTARISPLEMTNAELEQVDQDPDFIALSRQFKATAMELISVLEQKQKTGGRTKVLLETVPVHKLADIFVASFEISFEEQLSMLDSVDLKVRLSKATELVDRHLQSIRVAEKITQKVEGQLSKSQKEFLLRQQMRAIKEELGDNDDDEDDVAALERKMQSAGMPSNIWKHAQRELRRLKKMQPQQPGYNSSRVYLELLADLPWQTVSEEHELDLKAAKERLDNDHYGLVKIKQRIIEYLAVRKLKPDARGPVLCFVGPPGVGKTSLASSIAAALGRKFVRISLGGIKDEADIRGHRRTYIGSMPGRLIDGIKRVGVCNPVMLLDEIDKTGSDVRGDPAAALLEVLDPEQNNTFNDHYLNVPFDLSKVIFVTTANRMQPIPPPLLDRMEVIELPGYTPEEKLRIAMQYLIPRVLDQHGLSSEFLQIPEGMVKLVIQRYTREAGVRNLERNLAALARAAAVRVAEQEQAVPLSKDMHQLASPLLDNRLAEGAEVEMEVIPMNENSHEISNTFSITSPLVVDEPMLEKVLGPPRFDDKEAAERVASPGISVGLVWTAFGGEVQFVEATATAGKGELHLTGQLGDVIKESAQIALTWVRARATDLKLAAANETNFLKDRDIHIHFPAGAVPKDGPSAGVTLVTALVSLFSQKRVRADTAMTGEMTLRGLVLPVGGIKDKILAAHRYGIKRVILPERNLKDLVEVPAAVLGSLEILPAKQMEDVLEQAFEGGCPWRQHSKL, encoded by the exons ATGCTGCCGCTGCTTCCTCGTCGGAGACAGCATCTGTGGGCCCAACGTTATCCCAAG gGAAATATGATTTGTTTAGGTGTTGGTAGTGATTCCAGCGAGAGAAGCTCGAAAACTCAAGCCAGTACCTCGTCGGATAATGTCAAGCTTGATGGGAAACACCAACAGGAAGTTTTTCACTGGCATAATAG GGGAGTGGCGGCTCGTGCTTTGCATCTTTCTAGAGGAGTGGAGAAACCTAGTGGGAGGGTGACGTACATAGTTGTTCTTGAAGGCTTGTGCAGATTCAACCTCAATGAACTTATTACGAGAGGAACTTATTATACTGCACGGATATCTCCACTTGAAATGACAAATGCTG agCTGGAGCAAGTGGATCAAGATCCTGATTTTATAGCACTGTCTCGCCAGTTCAAAGCAACTGCAATGGAGCTGATTTCTGTTCTTGAGCAG aaacaaaaaactGGTGGGAGGACAAAAGTCCTTCTGGAGACAGTTCCTGTTCACAAATTAGCAGATATATTTGTTGCTAGCTTCGAGATAAGTTTTGAAGAGCAGCTATCTATGCTGGATTCAGTTGATCTAAAAGTAAGACTGTCAAAAGCTACTGAGCTGGTTGATCGACATTTACAG TCAATACGTGTGGCAGAGAAGATCACGCAAAAGGTTGAAGGACAATTGTCAAAATCACAGAAAGAGTTCCTTCTGCGTCAGCAG ATGAGGGCTATAAAAGAGGAGCTTGGTGACAacgatgatgatgaggatgatgtAGCTGCCCTAGAAAGGAAGATGCAAAGTGCAGGAATGCCTTCAAATATCTGGAAGCATGCCCAAAGGGAGTTGAG GAGGCTTAAGAAAATGCAACCTCAGCAACCTGGATACAATAGTTCACGCGTTTACTTGGAGCTTCTTGCTGACCTGCCCTGGCAGACAGTGAGTGAAGAACATGAATTGGATCTAAAAGCTGCAAAAGAACGTCTTGATAATGACCACTACGGTCTAGTCAAAATCAAGCAACGTATTATTGAATATCTAGCTGTTCGCAAG CTTAAACCAGATGCAAGAGGTCCAGTTTTGTGCTTTGTTGGTCCACCAGGTGTTGGAAAGACATCTCTGGCTTCGTCTATTGCTGCTGCCTTGGGCAGAAAATTTGTTCGTATATCCCTTGGTGGCATTAAGGATGAGGCTGATATTAGAGGGCACAGGAGAACATACATCGGAAGCATGCCGGGGCGTCTTATAGATGGAATAAAG AGAGTGGGTGTTTGCAATCCTGTGATGCTGCTGGATGAGATTGACAAGACAGGTTCTGATGTGCGTGGGGATCCAGCTGCAGCTCTGCTGGAGGTTCTTGATCCTGAACAGAATAACACATTCAATGATCA CTATCTGAATGTTCCATTTGACCTTTCAAAGGTGATTTTTGTGACAACTGCAAATAGGATGCAGCCTATTCCTCCACCGCTCTTAGACAGGATGGAAGTCATTGAGCTGCCTGGATACACACCTGAAGAAAAGCTTAGAATAGCAATGCAGTATTTGATTCCAAGAGTTTTGGATCAACACGGGCTGAGCTCTGAGTTCCTTCAAATTCCAGAG GGTATGGTGAAACTTGTCATTCAGAGATACACAAGGGAGGCAGGTGTACGCAATTTGGAGAGGAACTTGGCTGCCTTGGCTCGTGCTGCAGCTGTGAGAGTTGCAGAGCAAGAACAAGCTGTCCCGTTGAGCAAAGATATGCATCAGCTTGCTTCACCATTGCTGGATAACAGACTCGCTGAGGGAGCTGAAGTGGAAATGGAAGTTATACCAATGAATGAAAACAGTCATGAGATATCAAACACATTCAGCATCACCTCGCCTTTGGTTGTGGATGAGCCTATGCTGGAGAAAGTACTTGGG CCTCCACGTTTTGATGACAAAGAAGCTGCAGAGCGTGTTGCATCCCCAGGGATATCAGTTGGGCTTGTCTGGACTGCCTTTGGTGGAGAGGTTCAGTTTGTGGAGGCTACAGCAACGGCTGGAAAGGGTGAATTACATCTTACTGGACAACTTGGTGATGTAATTAAAGAATCAGCACAAATAGCACTGACATGG GTACGAGCAAGGGCAACTGATCTTAAGTTGGCAGCTGCTAATGAAACCAATTTCCTTAAGGATCGAGATATTCATATACATTTCCCTGCTGGTGCGGTACCGAAGGATGGACCCTCAGCTGGTGTGACATTGGTAACAGCTCTGGTTTCACTGTTTAGTCAGAAAAGAGTAAGAGCAGATACAGCTATGACTGGGGAGATGACTTTGAGGGGCCTTGTACTTCCTGTTGGCGGTATCAAGGATAAG ATATTGGCAGCACATCGCTATGGCATCAAGAGAGTGATTCTGCCAGAGAGAAATTTGAAGGATTTGGTTGAAGTACCGGCAGCTGTGCTTGGCAGTCTTGAG ATTTTACCAGCTAAGCAAATGGAAGACGTATTGGAGCAAGCATTTGAAGGTGGTTGTCCGTGGAGACAACACTCAAAATTATGA
- the LOC133701708 gene encoding ATP synthase subunit delta', mitochondrial-like — translation MLRQASRLLTRSIATTQQPIRVMGARPMSTNLPDTPVQDSAFIESWKKVAPNIDPPKTPSAFMKPRPPTPSTIPSKITVNFVLPYASELTSKEVDMVIIPATTGQMGVLPGHVPTIAELKPGVLSVHEGNDVKKYFLSSGFVFVHANSVADIVVVEAVPIDHIDQNLVQKGLADFTQKLSSATTELEKAEAQIGIDVHSALNSALVG, via the exons ATGTTACGCCAAGCATCACGCCTACTGACTCGATCCATCGCCACCACTCAACAACCGATTAGGGTGATGGGGGCTCGACCCATGTCGACGAACTTGCCAGACACACCCGTCCAGGACTCAGCATTTATTGAATCATGGAAAAAAGTGGCACCAAACATTGATCCACCAAAGACTCCATCGGCTTTTATGAAGCCTCGTCCTCCTACTCCATCTACTATTCCTTCTAAGATCACTGTCAATTTTGTTCTTCCATATGCATCAGAGCTCACCTCCAAGGag GTTGACATGGTCATTATACCAGCAACAACTGGGCAAATGGGTGTTTTGCCAGGGCATGTACCTACTATTGCGGAACTGAAGCCTGGGGTCTTATCAGTCCATGAAGGAAATGATGTGAAAAAATATTTCCTTAGCAGTGGGTTTGTCTTTGTCCACGCAAACTCGGTTGCTGATATAGTCGTTGTTGAGGCTGTTCCAATTGACCACATTGATCAGAACTTGGTTCAAAAGGGGCTAGCAGATTTCACACAGAAGCTCAGCTCAGCTACAACCGAGTTGGAGAAAGCTGAGGCACAGATTGGTATTGATGTTCACAGCGCTCTCAACTCTGCTTTGGTAGGCTGA